GAGCATGATCTTCGTTGAGGGCTGCAAGAACCCGAAGGCCGTCACCATACTCATCCGCGGCGGTACCGAGCACGTCATCGACGAGGTTGAGAGAGCTTTAGAGGACGCCCTCAAGGTCGTCAAGGACGTCATGGAGGACGGCTACGTACTTCCGGCCGGCGGTGCCCCTGAGATTGAGCTGAGCATCAGGCTTGACGAGTATGCCAAGGAGGTCGGTGGAAAGGAGGCCCTGGCCATCGAGAACTTCGCCGAGGCCCTCAAGATAATCCCGAAGACCCTGGCAGAGAACGCCGGACTCGACACCGTTGAGATGCTTGTCAAGGTCATCAGCGAGCACAAGAACAAAGGCCTTGGAATAGGCATCGACGTCTTTAAGGGAGAGCCGGCCGACATGCTCGCCAACGGCATCATCGAGCCTCTCCGCGTCAAGAAGCAGGCCATCAAGAGCGCCAGTGAGGCCGCGATAATGATCCTCAGGATCGACGACGTCATAGCCGCCAAGGTCAGCAAGCCCGAGGGCGGCCAGGGCGGTGGAATGCCCGGCGGTATGGGTGGAATGGGCGGCATGGACATGGGCATGTGATGCCCCTTTCACTTCCCTTTTCTGTCCAGAGATTTTTATAAGCGGCTCCTCCGGAACCCCTCTGGTGGTAACATGTACGAAGTTAAGAAGAGCCGGGCCGGCTACATATTCGACCTTCCGAGGGAGAGAATAGCCTTCATGTTCCTTAAAGACGGCACCTACCTGATGTACCACGATGAAAAGACGCTCTGCTACTCAATGAAGCCGGTGGATGTTTCGAAGGAAGAACTTGAGCACTTCGAGCGGACTGGAGAGCTTCCGGAAATCATAAAGGCCATTAAGTCGGGCAGCTATCCCGAATCCTGCGTTGTCAAAGAGCTTCCACCGATAGACGAAGATCTAAAACCGCTCAACCCTTCGCGCAAATGCGTTGTGATCTTCACGGGCTTCCAGGACACTGTGATAGACTACGTTGAGTGCGAAAATGAAATCCTGGCCGTCGCAAGGCTTGTCGATGAGCCCGAAAAGGTCTGCCGCTTCTTTGGAAGGGGCAACTACAAGATAGCAGCTGTGAAACTCAAGCGCGGTGAGAAATGCCTGACCCGCGAGGAGTTCCTCAAGAAGGTCGAGGAGTGCATGGAGAGGCTGTCGGAGTGAACCGACCAAAAGGTTTTAGTACCCCATTGTTATTTTAACCAGATTGGAGGTGAGAGAATGGGACTGCTGATGTGGCTCAGAACGGGTCTGCTGATGGCCATACTCACCGGGCTGCTCATGGGGATAGGCTACCTCTTCGGCGGCCCCAATGTGGCGTTCATCATGTTCCTGTTCTCGCTGTTCTTCAACTTCCTGACCTACTGGTACAGCGACAGAATCGTGCTGAGCTGGTACAACGCGAGGCTGGTTGACGAGTATGAAGCGCCAGAGCTCTACGCCATCGTTAGAAACCTCGCAGAGAGGGCGGGGCTCCCCATGCCGAAGGTTGCCATAGTCCCCACGGAAACCCCCAACGCCTTCGCCACTGGAAGGGACCCGAAGCACGCGGTAGTCGCCGTAACCACCGGGCTGCTGAAGATTCTCAACAGGGACGAGCTTGAGGGCGTCATAGGACACGAACTTACCCACATTAAGAACCGCGACATGCTCATCGGAACGTTTGCCGCCGCAATGGCCGGCGCGATAATGCAGCTCGCCTACTGGGCGAGATGGATAGCTATATTCGGCGGCTTCAGCAGGGACAGGGACGAGGGCGGCGATATTATAGCGGCCATCCTCGTTGCAGTTCTTGCACCAATAGCGGCGATGCTCATACAGGCGGCCGTAAGCCGTTCCAGGGAGTTCTTAGCGGACGAAGGAGGCGCAAGGATAAGCGGCAAGCCGCACGCCCTTGCCAGCGCGCTGATGAAGATAGAGCAGGCGGTCAGATACAGGCCCATGAGAAACGGCAACCCCGCGACGGCCCACATGTTCATAGTGAACCCCTTCAGGGGCATGAGCATAGCGAATCTCTTTTCAACCCACCCGCCCACTGAGGCAAGAATAGAGCGCCTTAGGAAGATAGCGGAGGAGATGGGGATTTACTTCTGATTCCCCTATTTTTCCTGCTTTTGGCTGGCTTTTTCCTGGACCCTCAGAGGAAAACGCCCCTCGTCATTGCCCCGTCGATAACAACCGTCGAGCCGAGCATGTATTCTGCCTCGTCACTCAGGAGGAACGCCACGAGAGAGCCAAGTTCACTCCACCTTCCGGTCCTGTGGAGCGGCGTCCTTTCCAAAACTTCCCGCTCCCATGTCTCCTCGAAGGGTTCCCCCCTCTCCTCTGCCAATGCTCTCAGGTTCTCCCTTGCGCCAGGGGTATCAAAGCTCCCCAGCAGAACCGAATAGGCCCTTATCCCATACTTCCCGTAGGTTCTCGAAACGCTCTTCGCAAGCTGAACCAAGCCCGCCCTTGTAACGTCCGCCAAAACGAGGGGCGGCATCGGCTCCTTCACTGAGACGGAGTTTAGGTAGACCAGTCTTCCCTTCATCCTCTTCTCAAGCCACGTCTGGACGAGCAGGGTCGTGAGGTAGCCCGGGGCGACGGTGTGGAGTGCGGAAGCCTCGATCCAGTCGAGGTAGCCTGCCTCGTGGAGAAGGCAGGGTTCACAGGGCACGTTCGGGGCGTTCCAGACGAGCGCATCAACCCCACCCAAAAGCTCCCAGGCCTCTTTGACGAGGTTTTCAACCTCTTCCTGCCGGAACAGGTTTGCCTGAACAGCGTGGACCTCCCCAAATTCGGACAGCTCTTCTTCAGCCTTCTTCAGGTTTTCGAGGCTGTGGGAGCTTATCACAACCCTCGCGTTTCTCCTCAAAAGCTCCCTCGCGACGTTGAAGCCTATTCCCCTGGAGGATGCCGTGACGATGACTCCAAGCCCATCGAGGTCGATTTTCACACTCATAAACGCAGGTTGTCTCTGGAAGATAAAAACCTTCCCAACCAAAACTTTATACGTCCACACTCCAAGCGGAGACCATGACCGAGCCGAAAGACATCGTTCTTAAGGAGAGCGAAGAGGTCGAAGGAACGCCAATAGAGGGGCCGTGGCTGGATGAAGTCAGCAGCCTTGAGGAGGTTTTGGATTATTACGAGAGAATAGGCTTTCAAGCTACCCACCTCGGGAAGGCGATAGAGATCTGGAGGAAAGTGGAGCGGAAGCGCGCCGAAGGGAAGGAAATCCGCGTCTTTCTCGGCTACACCTCGAACATAGTCTCCTCCGGGTTGAGGGAGCTAATCGCGTGGCTCGTGAAGGAGGGTAAAGTTGACGTAATCGTAACCACAGCCGGAGGAATCGAGGAAGACTTCATAAAGGCCCTCAAGCCCTTCGTCCTGGGCGACTGGAACGTTAACGACGCCTTAATGCGCGAGAAGGGCATCAACAGGATAGGCAACATTTTTGTTCCCAACGACCGCTACATCGAATTCGAGAAGTACATGATACCCTTCTTCGAGCGGGTTCTGGAGATGGAAAAGGAGCGCGGAAAGCCGCTCACGGCAAGTGAGTTCATCTACGAGCTCGGCAGATACATGGACGAGAAGCTCGGAAAGGAGAAGGAGCGCTCGATTATATACTGGGCCTACAAGCGGAACGTCCCGATATTCTGTCCGGCTATAACAGACGGCTCGATAGGAGACATGCTCTACTTCTTCAAGGAGGAGCGCGGGGACAGGGAGCTTATCATAGACATCGCCAACGACATAGTGAAGCTCAACAACCTCGCGGTTACGGCAAAGGAGACGGCATCAATAATCCTTGGTGGTTCGCTACCGAAGCATGCGATAATCAACGCCAACCTCTTCCGTGGAGGGACGGACTACGCGATTTACGTTACAACAGCCATCCCATGGGACGGCTCGCTGAGCGGTGCACCGCCGAGCGAAGGCGTCAGCTGGGGCAAGATAAGGGCCAAAGCCGATTACGTCGAGATATGGGCAGATGCGACATTGGTGTTCCCGCTGCTGGTGTGGAAGGTGATGCGGGGTTAGCCCCCTTCGTCCTTTTTCCCAGACGATATGAATGCATATCGTCCTTATACAAGGACAGGATTTATAAGAGAGTTTTTGGTGTCAGTTCATCCAGTAATCACAAAAGCTCCAACAGTTTATCCTCCCCGCCCGGCAACACCAACGGCCTCGACAGGTGCTTCCTCGCATCTGGAGGGACCTCGTAGATTTTCTTCTCCAAGTCGCGGAGCACCTCAACCGGGATCAGCTTCTTCGGCATTTTGTAGCCGCAGTGCTTGCACTTGAGGTAGTCGCCCTTGCTCTTCATCGTCCCGCCGCACTTCGGGCACTTCGGCTTTTGGTACTCGACCTTTGGAACGAGCTTCACTGGGTAGAACTTCTCAAGGTTGAGCGTGAGAACGCCCTCGTGCTCCTTGACACCACCGGCCGCTATGATTTCATCACCGGGCAGGAGCTTTCTCACATAGTTGCGGAACTTCTTGGTCGGCTCGAAGGCCGCGACGCGAATTCTTCCAGTATCGTCTTCCAGCTCGAAGAAGACGTGCCTCCCACGCTCCCAGTATTCTCCCACGACCCTACCCCTCACGACGGCGCTGTCATAGAGCTTAAGCTCGCCGATTTTCTTCGGAGCAAGGTGGTCGTCGGTGTTCTGGTTGGTCTTGTAGAGCTGGTAGAACGCGACCGGCTCCCCGAACTCAACGCGCTCGAAGACCTGAATGACTTTGGTTTTATCAATTCCCCTGATTCCAACCAGAACTGGATCTTTGCCGTGCGGCGTTATCAAAACGCTCCGTTTGTATGGATCAACATTGTCGTAGCTGAAGGGGTAGGCCCACTTGTCCACTCGGAAAACGCTCTCCGAGTTTACCCTTCTTGGCGTTCCCCAGTTCTCCGGCTCGCGGTAGGCCAGAAGCTCGTAGGTGAACCGCTCCAGGGGGTAGCCGATGGCGGCTAAGGAGCCTATAACTCCTCGGCCGAGCTTGAACTTGAAGTACTCGGCCCCGACCTCTCTCGCGACCTTCTCCGCTTCCTGGATCGTAACGTGCTCCCTCAAAGCTTTGAGCGAGAACTCCCTCAGCTCGTCGGGGATTTCACCCTCAAAGAAAACCACTCCTGGGTTGGTGTTCTCGTGCTCAAAGTCAGACAGCTGGCTCACGTAGAAGAGGACGGTGTCCTTTATTTCCGGAATAACTCCCTCATCGGCATCAAAGCTCATAGTTACGGCCCCGTTGCCGCGCGTCTTGTATGGGACGTTGGGGTTTAGCCTTATCAGCCTCGGAAGATCGAGAGGCTCCGCTATCCTCGAAAGCTCGCGGTAGAGGAGAGCACCGAGGTAGGTGGTACACATGCCGTTTGGCGAATCAGTGTCGTCGATCCCGATGTGGATGAGCATGTTTGGAGAAAAGGAGAGGGGGTTTAAAAATCAACCGCCGAAGAGCCAGAGCACGGCCTTCGGGAAGCGCTTCCCCCAGTAGTACTCGTTGTGTGTAGCCCCTTCGTCCTCGACAACCATCAGGTTTTCTCCCTCGACGTAGCCCTTTTCCTTCAGTATCTCTACCATCCGCTCGTTCGTCTCTATCATCTCGCTCGGGTCGCTTCCTTCGCTGGTCCCCCAGTCGATATAGATTTTCTCCGGTCCCTTGGGAGCGTTCTTCACGAAGTCGTATATCTCCGGGTTGAACCAGAAGGCCGAACTCATCGCGCCAACGTATTTGAAGGTCTCAGGGTAGGAGAAGCCTGCATAGATTGCCATCAATCCGCCGAGCGAGGAGCCCATTATCCCCGTCTCGTTCGGTAGCGTGCGGTACTGGAGGTCTATGTAGGGCTTGAGCGTCTCAACGATGAAGCGGACCATCGCATCCCCCTCGCCGCCCCTGCCGTACTCCTCGTTCACCCAGGGAGCGTACTCGTCGATCCTCTTGTCGCCGCCGTTGTCTATGCCGACCACTATGAGGGAAAAGCCGCTCTCGTTGTAGAGCCTTTCGAGGGCCTCGTCCACTCCCCACTCGCCGGCGAAGGAAGTCGCCCTGTCGAAGAGGTTCTGGCCGTCGAGCATGTAGAGGACCGGGTAGCGCTTCCCGTCCGTCCCGTAGTCTGGCGGCAGGTAGACCCATATCCTCCTTGTCCTGTTGAGCTGGGGGATGAGCATCTTGAAGGTCGTCACGTTGCCCGTTATCGTGTGCTCGCCGACGCCGACTTCCTCCACGTAGTCCCTCCAGTGGTAGACCGTGAACTCGTAGGTTCCGCTCTCCTTGAACGTGAAGCGCCTGTTGGCTATCTCCTCTCCATTCCTGCCCTTCTCGACGGTCTCCCACGAGCCGCGTGTGAACTTGAACTCTATGCTCGTTCCTTGGGGAAACTCGAGGGTTATCTCCCACCTTCCGTCATCACGCTTCCTGAGCCTGTAGTTTTCATCGCCCGGGTTCCAGCTGTTGAAGTCGCCCGCTATGTAAACCGGGTCATTCTCCGGTGTGTAGTCCGGGACGGAGACGATGAAAGTGACTTCGACCATTCTTGAGGTCTCCGTGGGTGTAGACGTCGTCTGAGTGGTTGTGCTGGTCTCCGAAGAGGTTGTCTCCGCCGCCGTGGTACTTGAGGTAGTGGTTGTCGGAGTGGATTCTGTGGAAGCCGCGGACGTCGTGGGTGTGGTGCTGTGGGGGACGCCGGCTGTCCCGTTAGGGTCAGAGGTCGTCTTTTCGGACTGCGATGGTGAAGTAGTCACCGAAGCGCCTCCATTTCCGAGACAGCCGGCAGAGAACACGATCATTCCAGCAAGCATCAGGGCGAGGAGCCTGGTTAAATGAACGCTTTGCATTCTTTCCACCTTTATGGTAGCTGGAGTCTGCACTTATATTTTTAACGTGGCCAAAATTAAAATACCTAGGGCACAATCCAGAACGGTGGAAGCCGTGATCCCAAAGGTTAGTCTGGATGAAAAGATTAGGGAGATTACCGAACCGTGGTCGCCGGTTGAGATAGCTCGAGTGAACGACTACGTCGTCAGGATGGCCCTTTTTGAAGGCGAATACCACTGGCACAAGCACACGAACGAGGATGAACTCTTCTACGTCTACAGGGGCAGGATAGTCATTCAGCTTAGAGGCCAGCCGGATATAACCCTGGAAGAGGGAGAGATGGCCGTTGTGGCCAAGGGGGTGGAGCACTGCCCGAAGGCTCTCGAACCCTCGTATGTTCTTATGTTTGAACCGGCGGAGCTGAAGAGCAGGGGCGATTGAGGGGTTCGATTTATAGCCCCTCACTCCCTGAACCTCTCGTACAGGAGCACGTCGACGAAGCCCTCGCCGGGCACGTACTGATGCCTCTTCCATCTACCTGCGAGCTGGAAGCCGTTCTTTTCGAGTATTCTGATCGAAGGAAGGTTGGGTTCGTACACCCGGGCGTAGACCTTTCTCAGGTTGAGCCACGTGAAGGCGTACTCCAGGGCGAGCTTTACAGCTTCACTTCCGTATCTGTGGCCCCAGTGCTCCCTCGCCAGAAAATAGCCCAGTTCTGCATGGCCGTTGTGGTAGTCTATCCTGTGGAGTCCCACAAGCCCGACGAGCGAGCGCGAGGAGTTTTCGAGGATTGAGAATACCTTCTCGCCCCTCTTTTCCCGCCGCAGGGTCTCGTACCATTC
The sequence above is drawn from the Thermococcus pacificus genome and encodes:
- a CDS encoding zinc metalloprotease HtpX, producing the protein MGLLMWLRTGLLMAILTGLLMGIGYLFGGPNVAFIMFLFSLFFNFLTYWYSDRIVLSWYNARLVDEYEAPELYAIVRNLAERAGLPMPKVAIVPTETPNAFATGRDPKHAVVAVTTGLLKILNRDELEGVIGHELTHIKNRDMLIGTFAAAMAGAIMQLAYWARWIAIFGGFSRDRDEGGDIIAAILVAVLAPIAAMLIQAAVSRSREFLADEGGARISGKPHALASALMKIEQAVRYRPMRNGNPATAHMFIVNPFRGMSIANLFSTHPPTEARIERLRKIAEEMGIYF
- a CDS encoding SDR family oxidoreductase, which produces MSVKIDLDGLGVIVTASSRGIGFNVARELLRRNARVVISSHSLENLKKAEEELSEFGEVHAVQANLFRQEEVENLVKEAWELLGGVDALVWNAPNVPCEPCLLHEAGYLDWIEASALHTVAPGYLTTLLVQTWLEKRMKGRLVYLNSVSVKEPMPPLVLADVTRAGLVQLAKSVSRTYGKYGIRAYSVLLGSFDTPGARENLRALAEERGEPFEETWEREVLERTPLHRTGRWSELGSLVAFLLSDEAEYMLGSTVVIDGAMTRGVFL
- a CDS encoding deoxyhypusine synthase, giving the protein MTEPKDIVLKESEEVEGTPIEGPWLDEVSSLEEVLDYYERIGFQATHLGKAIEIWRKVERKRAEGKEIRVFLGYTSNIVSSGLRELIAWLVKEGKVDVIVTTAGGIEEDFIKALKPFVLGDWNVNDALMREKGINRIGNIFVPNDRYIEFEKYMIPFFERVLEMEKERGKPLTASEFIYELGRYMDEKLGKEKERSIIYWAYKRNVPIFCPAITDGSIGDMLYFFKEERGDRELIIDIANDIVKLNNLAVTAKETASIILGGSLPKHAIINANLFRGGTDYAIYVTTAIPWDGSLSGAPPSEGVSWGKIRAKADYVEIWADATLVFPLLVWKVMRG
- the tiaS gene encoding tRNA(Ile2) 2-agmatinylcytidine synthetase TiaS, with the translated sequence MLIHIGIDDTDSPNGMCTTYLGALLYRELSRIAEPLDLPRLIRLNPNVPYKTRGNGAVTMSFDADEGVIPEIKDTVLFYVSQLSDFEHENTNPGVVFFEGEIPDELREFSLKALREHVTIQEAEKVAREVGAEYFKFKLGRGVIGSLAAIGYPLERFTYELLAYREPENWGTPRRVNSESVFRVDKWAYPFSYDNVDPYKRSVLITPHGKDPVLVGIRGIDKTKVIQVFERVEFGEPVAFYQLYKTNQNTDDHLAPKKIGELKLYDSAVVRGRVVGEYWERGRHVFFELEDDTGRIRVAAFEPTKKFRNYVRKLLPGDEIIAAGGVKEHEGVLTLNLEKFYPVKLVPKVEYQKPKCPKCGGTMKSKGDYLKCKHCGYKMPKKLIPVEVLRDLEKKIYEVPPDARKHLSRPLVLPGGEDKLLELL
- a CDS encoding alpha/beta hydrolase-fold protein, yielding MVEVTFIVSVPDYTPENDPVYIAGDFNSWNPGDENYRLRKRDDGRWEITLEFPQGTSIEFKFTRGSWETVEKGRNGEEIANRRFTFKESGTYEFTVYHWRDYVEEVGVGEHTITGNVTTFKMLIPQLNRTRRIWVYLPPDYGTDGKRYPVLYMLDGQNLFDRATSFAGEWGVDEALERLYNESGFSLIVVGIDNGGDKRIDEYAPWVNEEYGRGGEGDAMVRFIVETLKPYIDLQYRTLPNETGIMGSSLGGLMAIYAGFSYPETFKYVGAMSSAFWFNPEIYDFVKNAPKGPEKIYIDWGTSEGSDPSEMIETNERMVEILKEKGYVEGENLMVVEDEGATHNEYYWGKRFPKAVLWLFGG
- a CDS encoding cupin domain-containing protein produces the protein MEAVIPKVSLDEKIREITEPWSPVEIARVNDYVVRMALFEGEYHWHKHTNEDELFYVYRGRIVIQLRGQPDITLEEGEMAVVAKGVEHCPKALEPSYVLMFEPAELKSRGD
- a CDS encoding GNAT family N-acetyltransferase gives rise to the protein MRPILLKGNLVSLGILLREDLRQVWLWYNDREVRRYLAFPEEIFFYEDELEWYETLRREKRGEKVFSILENSSRSLVGLVGLHRIDYHNGHAELGYFLAREHWGHRYGSEAVKLALEYAFTWLNLRKVYARVYEPNLPSIRILEKNGFQLAGRWKRHQYVPGEGFVDVLLYERFRE